ACTTGTACGATTTAGTCTACCACAACGCGTGCGTTCTTTATGCCGCAGTAGCAGCCACATGCCCAATGGCCAGCACTTTTTACGATTTGCCTTATTTGAGACTGTGTGCCCATATGGTTATAGATTTTTTATTTATTCCGATCCTGTTTGGAATCACGATCTTGACAGCATCTGTGTATGTTGGAACTTGCAAACCGCCTTTGTGTTAGCAAGTATATATGTAGACCGAAAATTAACCTGGCACCTTTGCCTTTCTGTCAAAGAGGATAAGCTTGTCACCGGCTCTCACCGTGCCTACGAGGCAATGACCTCGTTGAGAGAAACACCAACATCCAAGATAAAACCAATCGGAAGGCGCATGGAACCTTGaaattgaattccattctaataattATGATTTAGATATAAATCTATTAACATAAAATATATTTGTATACTATGGTGATCATATAAGGAAGATACTTATGTGCTATATTTCTACTATAGAGGAGTGAGCCAAGTTACGAAATAGAAACATAGCTTGGTGGTATAGAATCAATTTCCATCTCCCAAATTCATATGAATTTGTATATCTAAACTTTGGACAAAGTTATTAGAAAGTGGCGGGATGTTAAATTCTAAGCAGTCCAGTTTATTACGTAGATTTCAATTCCTCTAAAATGAGAGGATCCGAACGACCCCTAAAAGAAATTACATCCAATTCGGAGCGGGATCAAGATCAGAGCCGGTGATTACACGAACCGGTCAGCATGGACATGTACTTTGAAGCTTGTTCAGAGTAATAATAATTTGTTGCACAAGAATTTCTGAAGGGGTAGCAGCATATTTTCCTTGTTCAGAGTATGACGACGATCCAGTGACAATTTCATACAGAAATCCGTGATGAAACTACGGCCATGAAACCCTGCAAATTCCAGGCTATCCAAGTGGGACCTTGGCAATCCATCCAGATGTTCTATTCTATTTCTATCACAGTGGTCAGAGAGTCGATTCAGGAATCACAGTGCTGCCTTACTGTTCATTTCGGATAAACGGAATGTTCAGAAACAAGACTAGGATCGTGGACACATTACCTAAAGTAGCAAAACGCACAACAACAGCGTGGAAACCCAAAAAGGAAAGAACGAGAACACATAGTAATGTACAAGCGCATGTTTCAGTAGGCCCAGAGCGGCACGGCAGCGTCGTCGCAGTCCACGTCGTCGCAGCACGACGCGTCCGACGCCGGTGGGTCCATGAGCAGCCCCTGCGCCATGCTCGCGTAGTACAGGCCCGCGCCCATGTCGCTGAGCACGTCGTCCATCTCGAACGGCGAGGCCGTCCCGTCGTCGCTCTTGGCCGTAGACGCGGCGTCGTCATCGTCTTCGGCAGAGTGCGGCGGCTCCGAGGTGGCGGACATGGCGTCCTCGGCGGCGGGCCGCGTCCGGAGGAACCCCTCCACGGCCCGCGCCacggcgcggcggagggcgcTGCCCTCGGCGCCCCGGAGCGCGGGCGGCGGCACGTCGAGCAGCCACGTCGAGTCGGCGAAGTtgaggcggcgcgcggcggcggcgccgcaggCCCCGCGGAGCGCGAGCATGGCGGcgtcgtgcgcgcgcgcggccgcctccgcggcggcgaAGGTGCCGAGCCAGAGCCTGCAGCCGCGGCGGCCCGGCACGCGGATCTCGCA
The Panicum hallii strain FIL2 chromosome 6, PHallii_v3.1, whole genome shotgun sequence genome window above contains:
- the LOC112897872 gene encoding dehydration-responsive element-binding protein 1I-like, with the translated sequence MCQIKQKRSSCESTSSSVASTSTPSPAAAAKRPAGRTKFRETRHPVFRGVRRRGRAGGRCRWVCEIRVPGRRGCRLWLGTFAAAEAAARAHDAAMLALRGACGAAAARRLNFADSTWLLDVPPPALRGAEGSALRRAVARAVEGFLRTRPAAEDAMSATSEPPHSAEDDDDAASTAKSDDGTASPFEMDDVLSDMGAGLYYASMAQGLLMDPPASDASCCDDVDCDDAAVPLWAY